aagtaaaatgaatgattgaaataatttaaaaatattatgaatgtATTTcggactataatcaatttatttatctctcaagccGACTCAAGCGTAATTGGCATCTTAGTTAGAATTATAATACTACAATTTGATCTGCttttttatggtaaatttcgagaacttttATTCTCAATATAATTTACCTCTCAATAAATTAATATACCGGTTACCATACCtaaaaaaatcgacatttgGAAATACGGtttaacgtattttgatttcatttgatttgtattgaagatgaacatttactgcatatgtgtcgctttgaaaggaattgttttaaagttcaaattatgacatatcaatattaaaaataactacAATGCAATGTTGAAATACTATGTTGTACCGggcttgaatttttattgttttcaatttcatgtgaaatcaaaaataatattttgaccaagattgttttttattatacaTCACTGTGCATTAGGTGATGACGTTGTTCTCtgtaggaaaggaatatgcgaaggaaGAGCTGCCTAGTTCGAGtaatgattttgcatgagtgcgagagGGATGCAGCCTTTATTTCAtccagcttttgaatttgctattcgcttccattgcctatagttcccaaacgaacgagtgagatgcaatatatttctatcaggctggctagagtgagcgaaagtttgtcttgttttgctatccgAGTGTACGCatacgattgctagaaaattcctaagggcgacattttaaacatttatgattcaaagaatcgttcgcttACTTTAGCTTAAGCTTTAGTTTGCTTCTTGTCtcggtcataatggtttttaaaatgtcgatCCTCCTTTTAAGGGagtggaatgaaaaaaatatgaacatttactatcttatgttaacctgttaacttcaatggaaacagatctttcatgattgcatgttaaaaattgagcgaacgatttgtttgcttcattaataaacatatttatgttaaccagTGCAATAGTTTGGAACCTGTTTGTTTTAGATTATAATTCTtatgatagaaattttaaatacacaaaaactgaaataaacaagTAAAACTTTTTTACCAAAGATTATCATTCTACATGCAAATGATGcaaatatcaattctaaaagttgattgacatttcgtacttccgactttttaaaaacaatacagaacattCCTTCCGATATAGGTTcaatgaattcgtgggggctgttgttgtattagtgaggcaaatttattctagagacggccaatttaaggaactcaaaaagggccaaaattcggcgcgggggctacaataaggagcatttcaatcaaaagtttgataAGGTTtgtctcaaattatcaaccgctttcaagcaaagacatatttttgttgcatttcaggctagtaagcaatcatatttgtcgaaggacttttgaaggtacacattacaggaagactacaatcatgggaaatctagtcaaccatgccttaggggccaagattgggAACATTTACCctaattatttttagttttttttcaatcaagttaTCGGTACCTTtgtcaaacataaaaaaataatcataacaatACTCCAAGTTTttgattggaaaaatatttaaaaaaaaatattcaagttcgaataaaatttatgtttctttGTTTGTGTTATATTTACAATGTACactttaaattgtaaaaaactaGCAAAAcatcaattcaaaaattaatatatatttttgataaacgACATAACTTAGAGGTAATTATCTTTTTTGGTTTCGAAAATATATTCTTAACATTCAGCacaatttcataaaattgaaacacaaaattcaaattatgcgacattttatttgaattattgaTAAACGAAAATACCAAGTTTTTGTGTAATTCTTGTATACATTCTTTCCTCAAACCAGTAACcgcattctttatttttaaaaagtttttaaaattactgaTTTTAAGTTATTGAGCTATGGAATCACGTTTGGTATTTCGGAATCACAATCATTAAGAGTTCATCTCAAAAATcggaatttaaataaatatatcaCCTAACAACTATTCTCAAAATCCAGGATcaaggatttcaaattaaaaaatggaatgaaaacatgaattttgaagttggactgaaaattcagattcagaatttaccAGATATTAGATAAATAGATTCATAATCAGGCATCTAGTACTCAAGCTTTTGAAGCGCACTCTGAAAGAATAATTTCAAAggttattcaacaaaaatgttcAATGAACATTGTTCATTCGGTATTTTTATTATGAGAACGGAAATCAAATTTCAGGTTGCTGCTTAGTAGATAATAAGATTCAGTCAGGGGAATCTGTTTTAGGcacaagaaattaaaaatataatattaatcAGTAGCAtagcataaggttgccaaattgtctggttttatccggatttgcccggatatttaatacaaaatttgaaaaaaaagtccggcccggcccggatgCCCggatgcccggatttcattgaaaaaagctcggattttacccggatttattcactttatttgccaaaacaaacaaattgtgtGGTAAAATTTTTTATACGTGCGtcaaaaacgaaagtttttaagcaagttttaaaaaataattatgagaagttttttgaaagtcttaaatacgataaaaaattgctgatgaataaaaaaaaaatcaaatttttttcgatttgtgttgagtaattccaggaatttgaccaaatttgcccggatattgcttggatttttggtcaatattttaaaatcaaatgcccgaattttgtcaggtttttagatgaaacAGCCAAAATTTGTTCGGCCCGGGtagctgaaatttttttggcaactttAGCTTAGCaataacattaaatttgatttcttgtTCCGAAGTTAAGCgtcagaaattaaaattaactttcGCATGATGAATCCAAACTTGAAATAAAGTTGATTTATGGATCTATATTTAATCCGAAATTCACCGTTCAtgattaaattttgtatttcggAGTTCAGAAGCCAGAGTTCAATAGTAAAATTCGGtattttaacttgaaattttgaaaatatcatatgGCACATTATATCGAAACTATATTTTATCTCATGCAAAATACAGGATTTTTTCTTGGTGTGAAAGTATGAAAAGAAGGTAAACATTTTCGGTAAAGGTTAGGACAACTAGCATTATTTCTAACCGTATTATAATCACCAAAACCTGACTAACCTTTGAATGTCAAGATAGATATAATAAACAATTTGAAGTCCTCTTATACTTTTacgttcaaaattctaaaaaatatctttttctaTTGTTAAAACCCcgataaacatatttatttgtgTACTTTGGAATacggaaaatcataaaatcacaaTCCGATAAAccggaaattttaaaatggaatcTTGCTGACCACCCTGGTCTTCGTTcctgaaaattatcacatttcCAAAGATGACGGGAGTATTAGAGTTTTAACTCAAgtcatttttggaggatttgtgAATTATGCAACATCGAAATATACAAACGAAAAATCATCTATcatttatgttttaatgattacaGTTGTGATATCTTATATCGATTTAGTCTAcaagttatcaaaataataacaaacacCACAATTAGACAAGGGCTACGATCCGCCCGTTTGAAAGATACTGCATGAGCCCGACTTAAGTCCCACGCTTATCTAGAGTCAATCTTCATTCGTTCGCTCCCCTCGATCTAGTCAAGTAGTGATATCCAAAGTAGTAGCAACAGTAGCAGAAGCAAAAGTACACATCGCTGTAACGCTCCCGGGTACCGGCTAGTAGTTTTTGGGATCAGATTTCGATACCGACATTTGTCTTCATCTTCTGTAATTATGGTCGAATCAAAATCATTCCGCCGGATTGGATTCCTGTACGCGGTCATTTGCTTCCTGGGGTCGTCCAATGGGgcagtttattttttcaaacaactaGTCAACAACGAAGAGCTGGATCCAAGTGGATGTAAGTTGCTTGTTTTTGGGATTTAAGTTTGGGGGGCTCGATTATTGACATCGTTTTTGCTATTGTTTCCTATCCAGACAACGGTAATGTTGTGATCCATGCTGCCGGGATGGTGATGTTCCTGCTGTCGGCCATGTTTTCTGTGTTCGTCAAGATCGGCATCGAGGAGGTAATTCCCGCTTAGTGATGAGTTGTTTCTGGCAGTGTTTCACCAAAGTTTAAAATTCCCCCCGTCTTCCCCGTATTGATTGATAGGTGGAACCCGCCTACATCAACATTCAGCGAGTTTGTATGCTGCTTCGCAATCTGGTTCTGATGATCGTTTGGACCTGTGGCAGCGTAAGCCTGAAGATCGAACAAATTTCCGATCCCGACTTCCCCCAGGACAAGGTGCGGGACTTGAACCTCAACACTGCCCTGCTGGTGATGATCTCGAGTGAGTACATTGTATTGAAGTTAGTGTCACTTTTTGTAGACGAAATTTGGAACAACTTTAGcaacaaatttgaatatcaGAAAATAGAACACCGAGTAGGGAATCtaaatcatcaattttaaaggaaacccggcaaaaaatcatgaaacttgGTTCACTGGTGTACActctctcttgtttcccaaccgatttttacaaaatttacaattttggaAACCTTATAATGCAACTCAAACATGTTTGtctgacaatattcagctacaacacttaagttttccgttattcaaagtctaagaaaataaTCCGAATAAACATGCTTCGTAAAGAACTACAGTCTTCTTCAGCTACGAAATACTAAAAAATATtaacttagtgtccaagaaagctgaagttaggaGCACATTGCACATGATGCACGTTGCACATGAGGATAAAAataacagctacctttgaaaattcatcagatattctgtgtttcgtattttgaaaatctaacgatgcaaaaatgtgccaaacgtAAACTTTCCAATCCTCATCCAAATTCATCTGGTGTGACctaaacaattttgatgattCAATTTAAGGTACAGTTTTTTAACCACTTTTTACATTTTGCGTGGTCATGatctttaaacatttaaaaaaatatatccctATGCACAACGTAAAGCTAATTACTTAAGCTTTCTTGGACAccaagcgatttttttttaggcATTTCGTAGCCTGATTTAAAGTCTTCTTTCCGATGcatgtttttcgatatttttttcttagattttgaataccagaaaactgaagtgttgtagctgaatatttgAGTAACGTACGAGGTttcaaaaactgtaaattttgtaatataattcagaaatcaaCCAAACCACCTCGAATTTTACACTGacgcttggtgacccaaaagccCTCGAAACAACATACATATCTATGGGagtaaaaagtcaatttttgccGCGGTCTATATTGCCCTCTCTGCCTTAGAACTCTGATGTCAAACTCTGAATTCGGTTTTGTGGAATAGGAGTtgtaaaaaagaataatttaagaatcttgaaaatgaactctgaaaaatattgaaagtggtGCGGTTTTTTCCCTTCAATTGAAATGAGATTACTCATCACTAGAACTTGGTTCCTTTTCTTGATCAGTAATTCAAGCCTCCcaaccagtgttccgaaaatcactcaattctcatgagagacactgaaacgttttcaacagcgaaagcaaaacctaaattgtcggttggtttatctcccaaCGGGGCAAAGATagtgttcgacagcgctgctccgagaatcaaaaaaataaaatttgaaagagagacgtttcttctccagttggaattctcaactgagtgaggagcaacctgattttcagtttcttctttcagtcaataactttttttgctcagtcactcactcgtttactgatcgatgatcgaatgctgtctgcctgatacatcttgttttgttgttgctgttgttggggaggaccaaaatagccattcaaacacgcaggcagtatgTATGAACATATGTATCTTccgctttgccagaaagtacgcaggcagtatgaaccgatgcaaggtcgcattgattgagtttgagtgagtgagtgagtggattttcgaattggatcttgtatcagtcagtgtctcaatcacttctgatacaccaggtagtgagcttgagagatcgacttagatgcgaatccgctctcgcttttgaatcttgtttacattgacttcgcattgaCGCTCTGCCGAATCTCTAGAgaacaacaggcagcagcaatcggctttgaatgtttccaactagagacctatcatgagcgtttcttccgagtgattttcggaacactgctcCCAACAATATTGTAATCTGACACCCACTTTTCTTCAATCCAAACGCAGTCATCGTCGGTCTGGAGATGTGGATCATCGAGGGCATCCAGAGGTACGTGGACGATCGACACCACCAGGAGCGACGCCTGGAACAACTCCGGCGACGTTTTGTCCGAGATGTGTCGCTAATTAGTTCCTGAGCCTGAGGCCGTCCGTCTGGCAGTCTTATCCTCGAACAAGCGAATTCTGTGATAAACCTCCTCGTGATGTAATTGAACAAAACGTTAAGTACTTATATATTAGCTTTACTTCCTTCCCGCCCCCAACTTGTCAGCCAACCGGAGAGGCTGGTCTTAGTGATTAAGTTCTCGTAGAACATAgatgtattaaaaatattttattccgGGAGATAAACAGACCACTGACTGATACCAAATAAAAGTCAACGAGAAACCGAGAAGCTGATtagtttatttttctcttatcGTCAGACAAACAGAGCCGAACGAGACATTGCGATTGGATTACCCCTAGTAGCTAACGAAGAGATTGTtgagggcatccgcagcaatcgcgagcaaagtgaaaatgctcacgagtttatccacttccataccgcaccgggggttagtatgaaggtgagcaaaatagggccgatgccgtcgggaccgacaaaatcaccaaatttgctcactagaaaggggcgagagcaaacatgcactgaaaaaattctaccgttttgACCAGAAATAAACAAACGATGTCGCAGCGTGTAgatgtttgttgatatttattttaagaaaaaaattgaatcagattaaaattgtggatggatttttttgtaataaccaGTTAAATTCGCAATTTCGTTACATTATTTCGGGTTTTTCCAggaattgaacgagaaagtgTAAATGCTGGTGATGatggtgagttatttattttgattttatactgtttttgacttttttgtacctatgaattttgataacattttttcctttctcactcaatttcagataaacaaacttgaaGCATCGTAATTTGTGACCAAAAATGGTCACTCGGAGTTTCtcggagtaataataatcgagaccagtgcgctgtgcatgatttttgtatccaaccggccaatatgggtggcattccagtactgtccctaccgattcggctttcgaaacgaggtctctcaataagtttggaactaatgggacccagtttttcggagcagcaattatttcaatcagtacgttggatagaaaaagaagttgatgattttttagaaaagtatgattttaatataaatataataaacaaataaagttgaattttagttgaattgtttggtttgttgaattttgtttttcgggtcCATGTGTTAGGAAATATAAGTGCCCGGCGTGTTGAAAGCAAAATCGAgcttaattcgaaaatattttcttatctgaacttattttattcaatcaagtcgtcctacaattcaataagtttttaatcacaATCCAGCAAACGGGTGACACGGAATTGGAAACACCGTAAGGGAAACTCAACGCTTTACAACCACCACCGGTTGAAAGCGGTGTCCTATAGATATGATGACGAGGCCAAGCGAAGCAAACATCCTGCTCGGAAGTTCTTGCTGCATCCGTCATCGGACCCGATTGCTGGTGTTCGAAGCTGCTTGGCCTTGCTGCTGCTGTATGGCATGTTCAACCAGGATGTAGACTTTGACGTCACGATACGTATAGCAGCTATCCCGTCAAATAACTTCCAACACCCCCAGGCCCTTTTAAGACCAACATTCATcgaaatttcagcaaaaaacaGACGACTAcgaaaatttactcggtacGTATTAATTCAAGAtttagattttcttcaaaaattttctcagtgcaatgctaaatttgaaaataattatgctaccgTCCGGTGcacgaaagagtgtgtatcccaaaaccggtccgctgaaatgagcaaaaccgggccgcgtatactcacttattggtgcgtttgctctgaATGGCGTAAAATTTATTCCGGTTGCCGTGCATAATGGCGTTAGATAATTGATATTTCATTCTTATTCCCTGTCGACCGGCTTCGAATCGGAGTGATTCCTCGGGATTGCTGGCAGaagtgctgttttttttatttgtttgaacgGTAAAAGCCGCTTCAATAATTCGTGTTTATTTGCGACTTTGTCTTTATGATGGGTACAGTTACCCACTGAAGCAGTATTCATTCAAGAGTCAAGTGTACTTTTGGACTTTAGTCTTGCTCACGAGATTAACTGCtcacggtcgatagtctgatagtaaACTACCACCGATGCTATTGTGtcgtgtttattttgatttttttagccaaagttgtttttttattctatgaAGAGACTATCGATCGTATCATCTTTTTgctcgttcgcactgcaagttttccgcttgtggggcaaaccacgcttggcctactaatgtgtgatGGTAGATGCATCTCTATCTgcatctaccacttcatagtagtttgCTGGTGCTGAACTTtgttgatatgtgatgataatgcttctaaataaattctacccgctcaatTTCACCATCCTTCCTTTCTTGTAATTTTCTATACAtccataaaatttcataatcttgagaTATCTCTACTTAAAAGgacatcacatttcatcgataAGACCGATAGaataaagtaacaaacataaattacggtgattaaatcacttcataaaattaaaatttaattttaattttgttcttcTTAATTTAGTAGTAATCAGTTTGATAACTTAGGCTTTGATAATATACTAACCACGCTTTGCATATTTTTGTAAGGTTTCGTAGATATTCCTTGGGTGGAgtttttttgtttacctttttgtaaaaaaaaacgtccACAAACTCTCGATAGAATTCACTTTCGAGCTAGGGTTAGCCACACGATCGGTTTGGGCCATGTAGATCAAAAGAATATGTACTGCTGTTTTCTACACTTTTTGTTTGGgtcattatttttctaaataatgtaTTTGTCCTCATGTTCCGTTTTTGTCATATATATTCCTCCAGATTCTCGTTCGAATTGTCGATTAAATCATCAGCAATCATATTACCGTTGATccgaatcaaaaattttatcactGCCCTCTTGAGACACCTCATTACCATATTCACCATAGATTTTTAAATGTCATATGTACTCGTAAAGTATACAACTGATTGCTactgagaaaagaaaaaaagttcaaaaattttaaaacaatattgaaGTTACCAGCCTCTCAACGAActcattgaaatttcaaatgtttttaagaaactggaaatatttacgatttttttaaccatagTTATTGAATTTAAAGCGATTTTTTCGGGTTTCAGTCTGTTCAAATAGCAAAAACGATTATTTATTTAACGTTCTAACGTTTCAATCCATA
This sequence is a window from Uranotaenia lowii strain MFRU-FL chromosome 3, ASM2978415v1, whole genome shotgun sequence. Protein-coding genes within it:
- the LOC129756586 gene encoding uncharacterized protein LOC129756586 encodes the protein MVESKSFRRIGFLYAVICFLGSSNGAVYFFKQLVNNEELDPSGYNGNVVIHAAGMVMFLLSAMFSVFVKIGIEEVEPAYINIQRVCMLLRNLVLMIVWTCGSVSLKIEQISDPDFPQDKVRDLNLNTALLVMISIIVGLEMWIIEGIQRYVDDRHHQERRLEQLRRRFVRDVSLISS